The Aureimonas mangrovi genome includes a region encoding these proteins:
- a CDS encoding Fe(3+) ABC transporter substrate-binding protein, whose translation MTSAASVAFVLLGATLPAMAQEVNIYTTREPGLIQPILDAFTEETGVTVNTVFLQDGLIERVQAEGESSPADLLMTVDFGALMDLVDAGLTQPVESDVLESTVPEALRDPEGNWFALSGRARVVYVAKDVDLDSITYEDLADEEWRGRLCIRSGQHPYNTALFATYMAHHGEEETKTWLEGLKANQARVAAGGDRDGARDIAAGVCDIAVANSYYAGLMASGRSGDEQKAWSDEIRVVLPTFEDGGTQVNITGAGVAAHSPNREQAVQLLEYLVSDEAQAMYAEANFEHPVNANAELAPLVAAWGEMTPDTTPLAEILPYRTRASEIVDEIGFDTFGN comes from the coding sequence ATGACGTCCGCCGCCTCCGTCGCTTTCGTCCTTCTTGGCGCAACTCTTCCTGCCATGGCGCAGGAAGTGAACATCTACACGACCCGTGAGCCGGGACTGATCCAGCCGATCCTCGACGCCTTTACCGAGGAAACCGGCGTGACCGTGAACACCGTCTTCCTTCAGGACGGCCTCATCGAGCGTGTTCAGGCCGAAGGCGAGAGTTCGCCGGCCGATCTTCTGATGACCGTCGACTTCGGTGCGCTGATGGACCTCGTCGATGCGGGCCTCACGCAACCGGTTGAGTCCGACGTGCTCGAAAGCACTGTGCCGGAAGCGCTTCGAGACCCCGAGGGCAACTGGTTCGCGCTGTCGGGCCGCGCGCGCGTCGTCTACGTCGCCAAGGATGTCGACCTCGACAGCATCACCTACGAGGATCTGGCGGACGAGGAATGGCGAGGCCGGCTGTGCATCCGCTCGGGCCAGCACCCCTACAACACGGCGCTGTTCGCGACTTACATGGCGCATCACGGCGAAGAAGAGACGAAGACCTGGCTCGAGGGTCTGAAGGCCAACCAGGCCCGCGTCGCCGCCGGCGGCGACCGTGACGGCGCACGCGACATTGCGGCCGGCGTCTGCGACATTGCCGTCGCCAACTCCTACTACGCCGGCCTGATGGCCTCCGGGCGCTCGGGCGACGAGCAGAAGGCCTGGTCCGACGAGATCCGTGTCGTGCTGCCGACCTTCGAGGACGGTGGAACGCAGGTGAACATCACCGGCGCCGGCGTCGCGGCCCACTCGCCGAACCGCGAGCAGGCCGTGCAGCTTCTCGAGTATCTCGTCTCCGACGAGGCGCAGGCGATGTACGCCGAGGCCAATTTCGAGCACCCGGTCAACGCCAATGCCGAGCTCGCGCCGCTCGTCGCAGCCTGGGGCGAGATGACCCCGGACACGACGCCGCTCGCCGAAATTCTGCCCTACCGCACCCGTGCGAGCGAGATCGTGGACGAGATCGGCTTCGACACTTTCGGCAACTGA